In the Candidatus Cloacimonas acidaminovorans str. Evry genome, one interval contains:
- a CDS encoding metal-dependent hydrolase: MKLQYLGHSAFLFSDSQNRTILIDPFLTGNPLAPVKASQVKADYIILTHAHSDHIGDALTIADKRKTTIICVVELASIISKNGYNTHPLQIGGAFQFPFGKVKMVTAFHGSATSNGLYAGLAAGVVFKLDHKTIYHCGDTGIFGDMKLIGEIDKIDVLLIPIGGNYTMDIDDAVRAVSLIQPELAIPMHYNTFDLIRANPQEFVDKITANGFAGKVLKPGEELQFS; the protein is encoded by the coding sequence ATGAAGCTTCAATATTTGGGACATTCGGCTTTTCTGTTTTCAGATAGCCAAAATCGTACAATCCTTATAGACCCTTTTTTAACAGGTAATCCCCTGGCACCTGTAAAAGCCAGTCAAGTGAAAGCGGATTATATCATTCTTACTCATGCTCATTCCGATCATATAGGTGATGCATTAACCATAGCAGATAAGCGAAAAACTACAATTATCTGTGTTGTAGAGCTTGCTTCCATAATTTCCAAAAATGGCTATAATACTCATCCTCTACAAATAGGAGGTGCTTTTCAATTTCCTTTCGGTAAAGTAAAAATGGTTACCGCTTTTCATGGTTCTGCAACCTCTAACGGTCTTTATGCCGGTTTAGCTGCGGGAGTAGTTTTCAAATTGGACCATAAAACCATTTATCATTGTGGTGATACAGGCATTTTTGGAGATATGAAATTGATTGGAGAGATTGATAAAATTGATGTTCTCCTGATTCCTATAGGTGGCAATTATACAATGGATATTGATGATGCTGTGCGTGCCGTCAGTTTGATTCAGCCGGAATTGGCTATTCCTATGCACTATAATACTTTTGATTTAATTAGAGCTAATCCGCAGGAATTCGTGGATAAAATTACTGCTAACGGTTTTGCAGGAAAGGTGTTAAAGCCAGGAGAAGAACTCCAGTTTTCCTAA
- a CDS encoding DUF6754 domain-containing protein produces MKKVILISGILFFSTLLFAQSTFFWIEDVPWDDGKALNIKANVPADTVYLQKALEDGTWETIYTGRGRSLSFTQNELNPDIKYRYRLLVPRPAFNDTIFFMAEAQPKEQWFYLHKLSYLLILLAVSIAIIYYVQNARKGKEYYIRRISGLDCIEDSIGRATEKGKPILFVPGIMDLDDIQTISSLTILSHLAHKAAEYDTEIIVPCRFSMVLSAAREVVKEAYIKAEKPDAYNQDRIFYLTDDQFGYVAGIDGIMVREQPAANFFLGSFYAESLILAETGFSTGAIQTAGTAQASQLPFFVVSCDYTLIGEELFAASAYLSRDPQQLGSLKGHDFGKLLVILLIIAGVITEMSGWHWFKAFFEGAQ; encoded by the coding sequence ATGAAAAAAGTAATACTAATTTCGGGTATTCTATTCTTTTCCACCCTGTTATTTGCCCAATCCACCTTTTTTTGGATTGAAGATGTTCCCTGGGATGATGGAAAGGCGCTAAACATTAAAGCAAATGTTCCTGCCGATACTGTCTATCTGCAAAAAGCTTTGGAAGATGGAACCTGGGAAACAATTTACACCGGTAGAGGAAGGTCTCTTTCCTTTACGCAAAATGAACTCAATCCTGATATTAAATACAGATACCGTTTGCTGGTTCCGCGTCCTGCATTTAATGATACCATATTTTTTATGGCAGAAGCTCAACCAAAGGAACAATGGTTCTATCTGCACAAGCTTTCCTATCTTTTAATTCTGCTTGCTGTTTCCATTGCTATTATCTATTATGTACAAAATGCTCGCAAAGGAAAGGAATATTATATTCGCAGGATTAGCGGTCTGGATTGTATTGAGGATTCCATTGGCAGGGCTACGGAAAAAGGAAAACCCATTCTTTTTGTTCCCGGAATTATGGATTTGGATGATATTCAAACTATTTCCAGTTTAACCATCTTAAGCCATTTGGCTCATAAAGCGGCGGAATATGATACGGAAATAATTGTTCCCTGCAGGTTTTCTATGGTTTTATCCGCTGCCCGAGAAGTAGTAAAAGAAGCATATATCAAAGCTGAAAAGCCCGATGCTTACAATCAGGATAGGATTTTTTACTTAACCGATGATCAATTTGGTTATGTAGCAGGAATTGATGGAATTATGGTACGCGAACAGCCAGCAGCCAATTTTTTCCTCGGAAGTTTTTATGCCGAATCCTTAATTTTAGCTGAAACCGGTTTTAGTACAGGCGCAATTCAAACGGCTGGAACCGCTCAGGCAAGTCAATTACCCTTTTTTGTGGTCTCTTGTGATTACACTTTGATTGGAGAAGAACTTTTTGCCGCTTCCGCTTATCTTTCGCGTGATCCGCAACAGCTGGGTTCTTTAAAGGGTCATGATTTCGGTAAACTTTTAGTAATTCTATTAATTATAGCTGGAGTAATAACAGAAATGTCTGGCTGGCATTGGTTTAAAGCATTTTTTGAGGGGGCACAATGA
- a CDS encoding class II aldolase/adducin family protein: MTKNKDSAMLFNDVFNNVLPFRNLIMRLSKIAKVIHQQGWAEANAGNISIRISNLLLPFIRTNSWENSYPYQDWFLVSRTGSRFRDFSDEPENCLMIIGIDKEEHYFPDTAKPTSEWLCHRKLQEMNKNTNVSCLLHTHPTEVIALSHTSVFQNNKQYPQRLNEYLFEALPEIQLFLPQGIAVADYAPPGTLELAEKSCESIQDKQALIWEKHGLLVLAENIDIALDLTEVINKAAKLWLLKGLKN, from the coding sequence ATGACCAAAAATAAAGATTCAGCAATGCTATTTAATGATGTTTTTAACAATGTTCTACCCTTCAGAAATCTGATAATGCGTCTAAGCAAAATCGCTAAAGTTATCCATCAACAAGGTTGGGCTGAAGCTAATGCCGGAAATATTTCTATCCGTATATCCAATTTGCTGCTACCCTTTATCAGGACAAACAGTTGGGAAAATTCCTATCCATATCAGGATTGGTTCCTTGTTTCCAGAACTGGCAGCCGTTTTCGGGATTTTAGTGATGAACCGGAGAACTGTTTAATGATAATCGGTATTGATAAAGAAGAACATTACTTTCCTGATACTGCCAAACCTACTTCCGAATGGCTCTGTCACCGTAAACTGCAAGAAATGAATAAAAATACTAATGTATCTTGTCTTCTGCACACTCATCCCACGGAAGTTATCGCTCTTTCCCATACCTCCGTTTTTCAGAATAATAAGCAATATCCCCAACGCCTGAATGAATACTTATTTGAGGCACTTCCGGAAATACAATTATTCCTTCCCCAAGGAATTGCTGTGGCTGATTATGCTCCTCCCGGAACTTTAGAATTAGCAGAAAAAAGCTGTGAATCCATCCAAGATAAACAGGCACTTATCTGGGAAAAACATGGTCTCCTCGTTCTGGCTGAAAACATAGATATTGCCTTAGACCTTACCGAAGTAATCAATAAAGCTGCAAAACTGTGGCTGCTAAAAGGTCTGAAGAACTGA